The Pseudarthrobacter sp. BIM B-2242 region TGGTGGTGGTCCAGTAGATCAGGACGCCGATCGGAAAGAGGATGCCGCCCACGCCGAAGACGATCGGCAGGGCGTACAGGATAATCCTCTGCTGCCGAACCAGGGGGTTGTCCGGGGCGTCCTCGGGCATGCTCCTGGCCATGATGCGCCGCTGCGTGATGAACTGCGCGGCCGTCATCACCAGGATCATCAGGACCGTGAGGACCGCCACCGCAGCCGGATCGCCCTGACCGCCGTGCAGCACCGAAGCTGACAACGTGGCACCAACAATGCTCGACTGGTCGAACTGCACCACCTGCCCGTGACTCATCGCCCCGATGCCCTGCCCTCGCCCGGCCGCCGACGTGATTCCGGAAAGGACCTGGAAGAGGGCGAAGAAGAACGGCACTTGGATCAGCATGGGCAGGCAAGCGGAGAAAGGATTGGTTCCGTGTTCCTTGTACAGCGCCATCTGCTCCTGCGCCATGGCCTGCCGGGACTGCGGATCGGACCGGCCCTTGTACTTGTCCTGCAGCCTCTTCAGGTCCGGTTGCAGGAGCCGCATCCGGCGCTGGGCGTTGACCTGCTTCAGGAATACCGGAATCAAGGCGGCCCGGATGATGACCACCAGCGCGATGATGGACAACGTCCACGTCCAGCCGCTCGCAGCGGGCATGCCAATGCTGCTCAGGGCATCGTGGAACCACACCATAACGGCGGACACCAGCCACTTGAACGGAACCATGAATGTTTCGAAGAAGTCCACCGGTATCCCCTTCGCCAGGTGCTGCCAAAGCTACGGCGAAATACGGCGCTTGTCACTGCCCCGCCCGCGCCAGTGC contains the following coding sequences:
- the yidC gene encoding membrane protein insertase YidC, whose translation is MDFFETFMVPFKWLVSAVMVWFHDALSSIGMPAASGWTWTLSIIALVVIIRAALIPVFLKQVNAQRRMRLLQPDLKRLQDKYKGRSDPQSRQAMAQEQMALYKEHGTNPFSACLPMLIQVPFFFALFQVLSGITSAAGRGQGIGAMSHGQVVQFDQSSIVGATLSASVLHGGQGDPAAVAVLTVLMILVMTAAQFITQRRIMARSMPEDAPDNPLVRQQRIILYALPIVFGVGGILFPIGVLIYWTTTNLWTMAQQFFVK